The following are encoded together in the Streptomyces rapamycinicus NRRL 5491 genome:
- a CDS encoding eCIS core domain-containing protein, whose amino-acid sequence MSNTPSTTQDDRASQSAKRRKRKERTGKARTPEPKDIVSGAGQPLDPSVRRDLEEQLGHDLGQVRLHTDRDAGHLTELLGADAVAVGQDIFFRENAYRPGTAEGRRLLAHELLHTVQNPHGLGTLRAGRDLGAVSLPQDAMERAAEGTARELARGGQPDTETEPQPSATPGWLRYATVDADRNRMEKLDPATLVDRLANSVVRSLRGDPEDRSKRTRMQLARMPDEVQDAVLDRLEARLLSSEHERVLDFVDEIEADDNLERESPAAPDVEPDPVEDLLFERETRRRRAEERREEEQRPAAAPGPEKDEPAGEDAPGSTPRNGGGAAEKEGRGGSQEQRPGADAGQREGGSPSSGGKSGGSASAAAQSGGGQQGGEKKAEGSEQGKEGKEGEGKEGQEQQGVATPSKEESAAKNRPGAVDSLVAGQQLKQQDKRGTDKPTGSPTVSGKDTQSPGAFSTLEGVRAQDLDGPEERAEEDPFGSGSESEVEVGGAEESAWDTKLQPEDFLPQQDLDVSGVPTADTLDPASSADAPVPSFPAPPPTKADKVQAERDAEDAEDEAEDAEPAEDAADVEPSVEADEGAAATGDGLGGLALEQAAESRPGPAATRDPKSGADPKDGPVVAQTTVQEAAGRSEDGSEATEQAAKEEKGTPAAGDAPGGAQEKASQQAVGGQAAQEPGARAEQKKADAEPAAAQSEPTADAKSPSPARDTQVTGGSNADTPGGASSGAQSEQGAPAERTETPAAEPAPSAPEPKKSAEPERTAQPAAAAASAKETPAPKAASGAKAAAPKSAPSAKTSGGGGGGSRAGGGGGGGGGKASAPAKSKKKDSGPAPNLSQVSPEAGLSTASKLKPHVALQAMTGVSGSVNRTVGDEHKALAAAPPSMQRPAGAPQTLQGKPKTDAPAQYSQDPAQKSEAPEKEDARVEGAKEPEGQIEAEKAEEPGGWDTFKMALGFIGGKIVNGVASLFGADKPVVDPQALAAKFAGLPTKDEALKQAQAGNAPGVQMQGSADQTAGEQGSAVDTKGQETVATGRDDAGRGMGEDQVYPNAPKEQMSAKVPGQQGGAGGGAPGGGATTGAVPPEAASEVAEHERGPQFQAAFTDGHKSMSEGRQTKDRDFRDGQQQHKRQVDAEVTANTKSQASEREKAMTEVTAKRQDWRTEQDKELRSLGDKKTDRHEKIRKDVKDKEEQTDKDVDKEKDDSDKKIQDKGDQAEHDAEKKRDDSVEESGNWVSRAFDWIKDKVIEIKNAIVRVIREARDAVVGFIKNFKETVERWINDARKAIVDAIKNFINDLIEFAKAMVRAVIDLAKRIRNFITGLINAAIALVNKLATMLKQAITDLLNALGKLLSSILDVLKKMLLDVVKAVVDAVKQVLDFASKLLGALGDFMLIAVDFLSDPGGWLSGAKNSAVDGAKNHLFREVKSAVKEWFQSKIQEIIGVPKAILDKLFKGGFTLEQIVKETWDAIVPQLPFIIGEIVITKVIAKLIPGAGWVMAVIDAIRTAIGALGAILRAMGAVLDWLKLVRMGGAGLLFAKAVAAGIVALLELAYQALLSGIGKYVAKVGRRFKAIAAKLGQGKGGKGGAGGKSGADGEGSDGRGGKPGTEEKPQEPTAAPKTTTRPTPTTSKPKPGAEPTPKKPTTQPQTKPTKADTPGRPKPGPADTKRPTGANDKNGRPKTEEDERPDTRPTPTPKPKPKPEPPAKPKPEPQPKPSPKDGKTPGTPKDDKGPENRPKNDDKPSTKDPKDQDPTKPKPDRDDPKKPKPDKDGDKPGPRKPKPDKDGPGRRPNKKGPDKRKPHPDKSGPGRPKTKSQKERRKKDEKSKESKDARLRKIVARIRPKLNSMLDKGTPRPVMRAAIAGMRLWYRLTGLSIQGGESFGIEAWLNPRDLFLKGLKVTIPQGEVLAFARKLALDLESDPEIVAARNKNLESRDAKGRSPRKREKGPTPLPVRTGAARQHGPLAPGKKEFWETPNGVVTRTQKGELAAYKYVSKGGSYNTQTDFRGNITTGIADDLKQRRLEPQFAEFLLNRFTGRDTGEVPEEIGFTAPAFTIDQQETERDPIAMVTNLMMAQRLDNAREWEMHGIGPQNYKGILLSTPAAFRGSERAGTALNDAIASNRSFEELYEERQLQRDLELSILKRDEDPSQTDPSLAATREESDRKYDARKRGIDSAPKLAKRHIQQISAWIREFGIEDEIRKHIPAEGFDTKEERAESIKKKLFEIITKKVREAYLSSLR is encoded by the coding sequence ATGAGCAACACACCGTCCACCACCCAGGACGACCGCGCGTCCCAGTCCGCCAAGCGCCGCAAGCGCAAGGAGCGGACCGGCAAGGCCCGTACGCCCGAACCCAAGGACATCGTCAGCGGCGCCGGACAGCCCCTCGATCCGAGCGTCCGGCGCGACCTCGAAGAGCAACTCGGCCACGACCTCGGCCAGGTCCGCCTGCACACCGACCGCGACGCGGGCCACCTCACCGAACTGCTGGGCGCGGACGCGGTGGCGGTCGGACAGGACATCTTCTTCCGCGAGAACGCCTATCGCCCCGGCACGGCGGAGGGACGCCGCCTCCTCGCCCATGAACTGCTCCACACCGTCCAGAACCCCCACGGCCTCGGCACCCTGCGCGCGGGCCGCGACCTGGGCGCGGTGAGCCTGCCCCAGGACGCGATGGAGCGCGCGGCGGAGGGCACGGCGCGGGAGCTGGCACGCGGCGGGCAGCCGGACACCGAGACGGAGCCGCAGCCGTCCGCGACCCCGGGCTGGCTCCGCTACGCCACGGTCGACGCCGACCGCAACCGCATGGAGAAGCTCGACCCGGCGACCCTGGTCGACCGCCTCGCCAACAGCGTCGTCCGCTCCCTGCGCGGCGACCCCGAGGACCGCTCCAAGCGCACCCGTATGCAATTGGCGCGGATGCCGGACGAGGTGCAGGACGCCGTCCTCGACCGGCTGGAGGCCAGGCTCCTCAGCTCGGAGCACGAGCGGGTGCTCGACTTCGTCGACGAGATCGAGGCGGACGACAACCTGGAGCGGGAGTCGCCGGCCGCCCCGGACGTCGAGCCGGACCCGGTCGAGGACTTGCTGTTCGAGCGCGAGACGCGGCGGCGGAGGGCGGAGGAGCGCCGCGAGGAGGAGCAGCGCCCGGCGGCCGCACCGGGTCCGGAGAAGGACGAGCCCGCGGGTGAGGACGCGCCGGGCAGTACGCCGCGGAACGGCGGGGGCGCGGCCGAGAAGGAGGGCCGGGGCGGGAGCCAGGAGCAGCGGCCGGGCGCCGACGCGGGACAACGCGAGGGCGGAAGCCCTTCGTCGGGTGGGAAGTCCGGCGGTTCGGCCTCGGCGGCCGCCCAGTCCGGGGGCGGGCAGCAGGGCGGCGAGAAGAAGGCCGAAGGCTCCGAGCAGGGCAAGGAAGGCAAGGAGGGGGAGGGGAAGGAAGGGCAGGAGCAGCAGGGCGTCGCGACGCCGAGCAAGGAGGAGTCGGCGGCCAAGAACCGCCCGGGCGCGGTCGATTCGCTGGTGGCGGGTCAGCAGCTGAAGCAGCAGGACAAGCGTGGAACGGACAAGCCCACCGGTTCGCCGACGGTGTCCGGCAAGGACACCCAGTCGCCCGGCGCGTTCTCCACGCTCGAAGGCGTACGCGCCCAGGATCTCGACGGTCCGGAGGAGCGGGCCGAGGAGGATCCGTTCGGTTCCGGCAGCGAGTCGGAGGTCGAGGTCGGGGGCGCGGAGGAGAGCGCCTGGGACACCAAGCTACAGCCGGAGGACTTCCTGCCGCAGCAGGACCTCGACGTGTCCGGCGTACCGACCGCGGACACGCTCGACCCCGCCTCGTCCGCCGACGCCCCCGTCCCGTCCTTCCCCGCCCCTCCGCCGACCAAGGCCGACAAGGTGCAGGCCGAGCGGGACGCGGAGGACGCCGAGGACGAGGCGGAGGACGCCGAACCCGCGGAGGACGCCGCCGACGTCGAGCCGTCGGTTGAGGCGGACGAAGGCGCGGCGGCGACAGGCGACGGGCTCGGCGGCCTCGCCCTGGAGCAGGCCGCCGAGAGCCGACCGGGACCGGCCGCGACACGCGACCCGAAGAGCGGCGCCGACCCCAAGGACGGGCCCGTCGTCGCGCAGACGACGGTGCAGGAGGCCGCGGGCAGGTCCGAGGACGGCAGCGAAGCCACGGAACAGGCCGCGAAGGAGGAGAAGGGCACACCTGCGGCGGGTGACGCGCCGGGCGGCGCGCAGGAGAAGGCGTCCCAGCAGGCGGTGGGCGGTCAGGCGGCGCAGGAGCCCGGGGCCAGGGCGGAGCAGAAGAAGGCGGACGCGGAGCCGGCGGCGGCCCAGAGCGAACCCACGGCGGACGCCAAGTCCCCCTCACCCGCGCGGGATACCCAGGTCACGGGCGGATCCAACGCGGATACGCCCGGCGGGGCGAGCAGCGGGGCGCAGAGCGAGCAGGGCGCGCCGGCGGAGCGTACGGAGACCCCGGCGGCGGAACCGGCGCCGTCCGCGCCGGAACCGAAGAAGTCCGCCGAGCCCGAGCGGACCGCCCAGCCCGCGGCCGCGGCCGCGTCCGCGAAGGAGACACCGGCGCCCAAGGCCGCATCGGGCGCGAAGGCCGCGGCGCCCAAGTCGGCACCGTCCGCCAAGACATCAGGCGGCGGTGGTGGCGGCTCCCGAGCCGGTGGCGGGGGAGGCGGTGGTGGCGGCAAGGCATCCGCCCCGGCCAAGAGCAAGAAGAAGGACTCCGGACCGGCCCCGAACCTCTCCCAAGTGTCCCCGGAAGCGGGCCTGTCCACCGCCTCGAAGCTCAAGCCCCATGTGGCGCTGCAGGCCATGACGGGCGTGAGCGGCTCCGTCAATCGCACCGTCGGCGACGAACACAAGGCGCTCGCCGCCGCCCCGCCCTCGATGCAGCGCCCGGCGGGTGCCCCGCAGACTCTCCAGGGCAAGCCGAAGACCGACGCCCCGGCCCAGTACTCGCAGGATCCGGCCCAGAAGTCCGAGGCGCCGGAGAAGGAGGACGCCAGGGTCGAGGGCGCCAAGGAGCCCGAGGGCCAGATCGAGGCGGAGAAGGCCGAGGAGCCCGGCGGCTGGGACACCTTCAAGATGGCCCTGGGCTTCATCGGGGGCAAGATCGTGAACGGGGTCGCGAGTCTCTTCGGCGCCGACAAGCCCGTAGTGGACCCGCAGGCGCTGGCCGCGAAGTTCGCCGGGCTGCCGACCAAGGACGAAGCGCTCAAGCAGGCCCAGGCGGGCAACGCGCCGGGCGTGCAGATGCAGGGGTCCGCCGACCAGACGGCCGGTGAGCAGGGCTCGGCCGTCGACACCAAGGGCCAGGAAACCGTCGCGACGGGCCGCGACGACGCGGGCCGGGGGATGGGCGAGGATCAGGTCTACCCCAACGCTCCCAAGGAGCAGATGTCCGCCAAGGTCCCCGGGCAGCAGGGCGGCGCGGGCGGCGGTGCGCCCGGGGGCGGCGCGACGACGGGGGCCGTGCCTCCCGAGGCCGCGTCGGAAGTGGCCGAGCACGAACGCGGACCGCAGTTCCAGGCGGCGTTCACCGACGGCCACAAGAGCATGTCCGAGGGGCGGCAGACCAAGGACCGCGACTTCCGGGACGGTCAGCAGCAGCACAAGCGGCAGGTCGACGCAGAGGTCACGGCCAATACGAAGAGCCAGGCGAGCGAGCGCGAAAAGGCGATGACGGAGGTCACCGCCAAGCGTCAGGACTGGCGTACGGAGCAGGACAAGGAGCTTCGGTCACTCGGCGACAAGAAGACCGACCGCCACGAGAAGATCCGCAAGGACGTCAAGGACAAGGAAGAGCAGACCGACAAGGACGTCGACAAGGAGAAGGACGACAGCGACAAGAAGATCCAGGACAAGGGCGACCAGGCCGAACACGATGCCGAGAAGAAGCGCGACGACAGCGTCGAGGAATCGGGCAACTGGGTCAGCAGGGCCTTTGACTGGATCAAGGACAAGGTCATCGAGATCAAGAACGCGATCGTCCGCGTCATCAGGGAGGCGCGGGACGCGGTCGTCGGGTTCATCAAGAACTTCAAGGAGACCGTCGAGCGCTGGATCAACGACGCCCGTAAGGCGATCGTCGACGCGATCAAGAACTTCATCAATGACCTGATCGAGTTCGCCAAGGCGATGGTGCGGGCCGTCATCGACCTGGCCAAACGCATCCGGAACTTCATCACGGGCCTGATCAACGCCGCGATCGCCCTCGTCAACAAGCTCGCCACGATGCTCAAGCAGGCCATCACCGACCTGCTGAACGCCCTCGGCAAGCTGCTGAGCAGCATCCTTGACGTCCTGAAGAAGATGCTGCTGGACGTCGTCAAGGCCGTCGTGGACGCGGTCAAGCAGGTCCTGGACTTCGCCTCCAAACTGCTGGGCGCGCTCGGCGACTTCATGCTCATCGCGGTGGACTTCCTCTCCGACCCCGGCGGCTGGCTGAGCGGAGCGAAGAACTCGGCGGTGGACGGTGCGAAGAACCACCTCTTCCGCGAGGTGAAGTCGGCCGTCAAGGAGTGGTTCCAGTCCAAGATCCAGGAGATTATCGGCGTCCCCAAGGCCATCCTGGACAAGCTGTTCAAGGGCGGCTTCACGCTGGAGCAGATCGTCAAGGAGACGTGGGACGCGATCGTCCCCCAACTCCCCTTCATCATCGGCGAGATCGTCATCACGAAGGTCATCGCCAAGCTGATCCCGGGAGCGGGCTGGGTGATGGCCGTCATCGACGCCATCCGCACGGCCATCGGCGCGCTCGGCGCGATCCTGCGCGCGATGGGCGCGGTCCTCGACTGGCTGAAGCTCGTCCGCATGGGCGGCGCGGGCCTCCTCTTCGCGAAGGCCGTCGCGGCGGGCATCGTGGCACTCCTCGAACTGGCCTACCAGGCGCTGCTGTCGGGGATCGGCAAGTACGTGGCGAAGGTGGGCCGGCGCTTCAAGGCCATCGCGGCGAAGCTGGGCCAGGGCAAGGGTGGCAAGGGCGGCGCGGGCGGGAAGAGCGGCGCGGACGGGGAGGGTTCGGACGGCCGGGGCGGCAAGCCGGGCACTGAAGAGAAACCGCAGGAGCCGACCGCCGCACCGAAAACAACGACGCGCCCGACGCCAACCACCTCGAAGCCGAAGCCGGGCGCCGAACCGACGCCCAAGAAACCCACAACGCAGCCGCAGACCAAACCAACGAAGGCGGACACCCCCGGCAGGCCCAAGCCCGGCCCCGCCGACACCAAGCGGCCCACCGGCGCCAACGACAAGAACGGCCGCCCGAAGACCGAGGAAGACGAAAGGCCCGACACCCGCCCAACCCCAACGCCCAAGCCCAAGCCCAAGCCGGAACCCCCGGCGAAGCCCAAGCCCGAGCCGCAGCCCAAGCCCAGCCCGAAGGACGGCAAAACCCCGGGCACCCCCAAGGACGACAAGGGCCCCGAGAACAGGCCGAAGAACGACGACAAGCCCTCAACCAAGGACCCCAAGGACCAGGACCCCACCAAGCCCAAGCCCGACAGGGACGACCCGAAGAAGCCCAAGCCCGACAAGGACGGCGACAAGCCAGGCCCCCGAAAGCCCAAGCCCGACAAGGACGGCCCCGGCAGGCGCCCGAACAAGAAGGGCCCCGACAAGCGCAAGCCTCACCCCGACAAGAGCGGTCCCGGCCGACCGAAGACCAAGTCGCAGAAGGAACGGCGGAAGAAGGACGAGAAGTCCAAGGAGTCGAAGGACGCTCGACTACGCAAGATCGTCGCACGGATCCGGCCCAAGCTGAATTCCATGCTCGACAAGGGAACGCCCCGCCCCGTGATGCGTGCGGCGATCGCAGGCATGCGGCTCTGGTACCGGCTCACCGGGCTGTCGATCCAGGGCGGCGAATCCTTCGGCATCGAAGCCTGGCTGAACCCCCGGGACCTTTTCCTTAAGGGTCTGAAAGTCACCATCCCGCAAGGCGAAGTTCTGGCCTTCGCTCGAAAATTGGCACTGGACCTTGAAAGCGATCCGGAAATCGTTGCCGCAAGGAACAAGAACCTTGAGTCCCGAGATGCGAAGGGGAGGTCACCGCGGAAACGCGAGAAAGGGCCCACCCCACTTCCTGTGCGAACCGGTGCCGCACGGCAACATGGTCCGCTCGCCCCTGGTAAGAAAGAATTTTGGGAGACCCCGAACGGCGTTGTGACAAGGACCCAAAAAGGAGAGTTGGCTGCATACAAATACGTCAGCAAGGGCGGCTCCTACAACACGCAGACCGATTTTCGGGGCAATATCACAACAGGAATCGCAGACGACCTGAAGCAGCGTAGACTTGAACCGCAGTTCGCCGAGTTCCTATTGAACAGGTTCACCGGCCGTGACACGGGCGAGGTGCCCGAGGAGATTGGTTTTACCGCCCCTGCGTTCACCATCGACCAGCAGGAGACCGAACGCGACCCCATCGCCATGGTCACCAACCTCATGATGGCCCAGCGGCTTGACAATGCGAGAGAATGGGAGATGCACGGGATCGGCCCGCAGAACTACAAGGGAATATTACTGTCCACACCTGCGGCCTTCCGCGGGTCGGAAAGAGCTGGCACTGCGCTCAATGACGCGATAGCTTCGAACCGATCTTTTGAGGAGCTGTACGAGGAGCGCCAACTGCAGCGCGACCTGGAACTCAGTATCCTGAAAAGGGACGAGGACCCGTCCCAGACGGATCCTTCGCTCGCCGCCACCCGCGAAGAGTCGGACAGAAAATACGACGCGCGCAAGAGGGGGATTGATAGTGCACCCAAGCTGGCGAAGCGGCACATACAGCAAATTTCGGCCTGGATCAGAGAGTTCGGGATTGAGGACGAGATCCGCAAACATATCCCCGCCGAGGGATTCGACACCAAAGAGGAACGCGCGGAATCCATCAAGAAGAAACTCTTTGAGATCATTACGAAGAAGGTCCGGGAAGCATATCTGAGCTCCTTGCGCTGA
- a CDS encoding phage baseplate assembly protein V: MAATPNNRFLGKFRGRVRDNQDPLGIGRITVEVPDVLGDEPSTWAMPCFPFTGDQQRPAGQYVVPSAGAGVWVEFEQGDPSFPIWTGCWFGAREQLPEDARTDPATAHPVVIQTPGKHKIVMSDVPAEGILLQAPGGASIRIDATGVHIDNGQGASVSLVGDQVDLNQGRLTVPKKR, from the coding sequence ATGGCGGCCACGCCCAACAACCGCTTCCTCGGCAAGTTCCGGGGCCGGGTGCGGGACAACCAGGACCCGCTCGGGATAGGCCGGATCACCGTCGAGGTGCCCGATGTCCTCGGCGATGAGCCGTCGACCTGGGCCATGCCCTGCTTCCCCTTCACCGGGGATCAGCAGCGGCCCGCCGGGCAGTACGTCGTGCCGTCCGCCGGGGCCGGGGTGTGGGTGGAGTTCGAGCAGGGGGACCCCAGCTTCCCCATCTGGACGGGGTGCTGGTTCGGGGCCAGGGAGCAGCTCCCGGAGGACGCGCGGACCGATCCGGCGACCGCGCACCCCGTGGTGATCCAGACGCCGGGGAAGCACAAGATCGTGATGTCCGACGTTCCGGCCGAGGGCATTCTGCTGCAGGCGCCGGGTGGCGCGTCCATACGGATCGACGCGACCGGAGTGCACATCGACAACGGCCAGGGGGCCTCCGTTTCCCTGGTCGGAGATCAAGTCGACCTGAATCAGGGCCGGTTGACCGTGCCCAAGAAGCGATAG
- a CDS encoding GPW/gp25 family protein, protein MRTRTGRTHTVRTDIAFPFRIDRRGRTAHADHDDHIRDLIEQLLFTSPGERVMRPDFGCGLLDLVFTPNSPELASAVELSVQASLQRWLGELIEVESLDVVSEENVVRVHLRYVVRATAGLRDEVFEGRGAA, encoded by the coding sequence ATGAGGACACGGACCGGCAGGACACACACCGTACGGACCGATATCGCCTTCCCGTTCCGGATCGACCGGCGCGGGCGCACCGCACACGCCGACCACGACGACCACATACGCGATCTCATCGAGCAGTTGCTCTTCACCAGCCCCGGCGAACGCGTGATGCGGCCCGACTTCGGCTGCGGGCTGCTCGACCTCGTCTTCACGCCCAACAGCCCCGAACTGGCCTCCGCCGTCGAGCTGTCCGTCCAGGCGTCGCTGCAGCGTTGGCTCGGCGAGCTGATCGAGGTGGAGTCCCTGGACGTGGTCAGCGAGGAGAACGTCGTACGCGTCCATCTGCGGTATGTGGTGCGCGCCACCGCAGGCCTGCGCGATGAGGTGTTCGAGGGGAGGGGTGCCGCGTGA
- a CDS encoding putative baseplate assembly protein, with protein MSHPSTASRRDRIRAAHLNGVDAVEVGDDGITLAVTFLGKAPHGLCPENVRVDGGRRITGIEVMEISVEREEDPELDDKLYVTVDRAGDTSAYRLSVVDTDPYGRPGTEPFPGFDQRYFSAEFTFRPDCPTPFDCAERQEERDERDLPATFRPGHAPAPVIDYTARDYDTLRQVVLDRLRLTTPDWVERGAADLGITLVELLAHTADQIGYQQDAVATEAYLDTARRRVSVRRHVRLIDYPMHDGCNTRAFVTVETVEPLTLEPGEYRFAAVDIRTLGPLDRPDIGAVLDDRELAVLDERGSVEVFEPVVTDRPLHLRPEHHRIRLWTWGGEVCSLPVGATSATLRDAWADEECRARALDLRPGDLLLFEEVRGPRSGTPGDADPSHRQAVRLSSVTPAVDRLAEQPVLEVTWAREDALSFPLCLATRGGQDCAPVEDVSVARGNVVLVDHGRSLTHRCGTPETLTVPPVPAVAGSCDPPAFGCFDKDAGNAPARLVDSLLDRARHGRQLTPDDVRELFTTVGPEATGRAGIGLEPAGRRREKVVPGTAYAQAEALRTLLAQSVYPGIVPRFRPVLHQSPVTQAVPFPDPRHIAAGQAEHLAAIPGRVRQRLTELWRGARDRDGLSDEEIAELTVLFGLRVLERLELARHPVRALRELLHRCDRLLDAKLGRLAALTARARAGTVLDGRIAWEIAHSWGRAYAAGLRPEDPVLHGPAAALVQDPRAALPAVSVEDGDETWTPRRDLLTSRPRDRHFVGELEDDGRIALRFGDGRYGAVPRPGARLAVHYRTGGGTAGNVGPEAINHLVLCRDPDAADTGQPLPVAGVRNPLPAVGGTGPEPVEQVRRLAPLDLRRTRHRAITAEDYAALASELPGVRRAAAEIRWTGSVREAHIAIDAYGTGAPPPALLDAVAHALEGYRRIGHDLVVGPARAVPLDIAIEVCAAPGHQHGQILAELYRALGGRRFSGGRLGFFHPDALTFGEPVRLSRLVAVAAAVPGVLSVAVTRLRRLWHEGLEGPKEPDDGTSYETSHGEAPTEGILRIGPLEIAQCDNDPDRPENGHLVIELKGAR; from the coding sequence GTGAGTCACCCCTCCACCGCGTCGCGGCGCGATCGCATCAGGGCCGCTCACCTCAATGGCGTGGACGCCGTCGAGGTCGGCGACGACGGCATCACCCTCGCCGTCACCTTCCTCGGCAAGGCCCCGCACGGTCTGTGCCCGGAGAACGTACGGGTCGACGGCGGCCGCCGGATCACCGGCATCGAGGTCATGGAGATCTCCGTCGAGCGCGAGGAGGACCCCGAACTCGACGACAAGCTGTACGTCACCGTGGACCGGGCCGGGGACACCTCCGCCTACCGGCTCTCCGTCGTGGACACCGATCCCTACGGGCGGCCCGGCACCGAGCCGTTCCCCGGCTTCGACCAGCGGTACTTCTCCGCCGAGTTCACCTTCCGGCCCGACTGCCCCACCCCCTTCGACTGCGCGGAACGGCAAGAGGAGCGGGACGAGCGCGACCTCCCCGCCACCTTCCGGCCCGGGCACGCTCCCGCCCCCGTCATCGACTACACCGCCCGCGACTACGACACCCTCCGCCAGGTCGTCCTGGACCGGCTCCGCCTCACCACCCCCGACTGGGTCGAGCGCGGCGCCGCCGACCTCGGCATCACCCTGGTCGAGCTGCTCGCCCACACCGCCGACCAGATCGGCTACCAGCAGGACGCGGTGGCCACCGAGGCCTATCTCGACACCGCCCGCCGCCGGGTGTCCGTGCGCCGCCACGTACGGCTCATCGACTATCCGATGCACGACGGCTGCAACACCCGCGCCTTCGTCACCGTCGAGACGGTCGAGCCGCTGACGCTGGAGCCGGGGGAGTACCGCTTCGCCGCCGTGGACATCCGTACGCTCGGCCCGCTGGACCGGCCGGACATCGGGGCCGTGCTGGACGACCGGGAGCTGGCCGTGCTCGATGAGCGCGGATCGGTGGAGGTGTTCGAGCCCGTCGTCACCGACCGCCCCCTTCATCTGCGGCCGGAACACCACCGCATCCGTCTGTGGACCTGGGGCGGCGAGGTGTGCTCGCTGCCCGTGGGCGCCACCTCCGCGACGCTGCGCGACGCGTGGGCCGACGAGGAGTGCCGGGCCCGCGCGCTCGATCTGCGCCCCGGCGATCTGCTGCTCTTCGAGGAGGTGCGGGGGCCGCGCTCCGGGACGCCCGGCGACGCCGACCCGTCGCACCGGCAGGCCGTGCGCCTGAGCTCCGTCACCCCCGCCGTCGACCGGCTCGCCGAGCAGCCGGTGCTGGAGGTGACCTGGGCGCGGGAGGACGCGCTGTCCTTCCCGCTGTGCCTGGCCACCCGGGGCGGCCAGGACTGCGCACCCGTCGAGGACGTCAGCGTGGCGCGCGGGAATGTGGTGCTGGTCGACCACGGCCGCTCGCTGACCCATCGCTGCGGCACACCGGAGACCCTCACCGTGCCGCCCGTCCCCGCCGTCGCCGGGTCCTGTGATCCCCCCGCCTTCGGCTGCTTCGACAAGGACGCCGGGAACGCGCCCGCCCGGCTCGTCGACTCCCTGCTGGACCGGGCCCGCCACGGGCGGCAACTGACCCCCGACGACGTACGGGAGCTGTTCACCACCGTCGGCCCGGAGGCCACCGGCCGGGCCGGGATCGGTCTGGAGCCGGCCGGGCGGCGGCGCGAGAAGGTCGTGCCGGGCACCGCGTACGCCCAGGCCGAGGCGTTGCGGACGCTTCTCGCCCAGTCCGTCTACCCCGGGATCGTGCCGCGCTTCCGGCCCGTACTGCACCAGTCCCCCGTCACCCAGGCCGTGCCCTTCCCCGATCCGCGCCATATCGCGGCCGGGCAGGCCGAGCATCTGGCCGCCATCCCGGGGCGGGTGCGGCAGCGGCTGACGGAGCTGTGGCGCGGCGCCCGCGACCGCGACGGGCTCTCGGACGAGGAGATCGCCGAGCTGACCGTCCTGTTCGGACTGCGCGTCCTGGAGCGCCTCGAACTCGCCCGCCACCCCGTCCGCGCGCTGCGCGAGCTGCTGCACCGCTGCGACCGGCTGCTCGACGCCAAGCTGGGGCGCCTGGCCGCACTGACCGCCAGAGCACGGGCGGGCACCGTCCTGGACGGGCGCATCGCCTGGGAGATCGCGCACAGTTGGGGCCGGGCGTACGCCGCCGGGCTGCGCCCGGAGGATCCGGTGCTGCACGGTCCGGCCGCCGCTCTCGTCCAGGACCCACGGGCCGCGCTCCCCGCCGTCAGCGTCGAGGACGGCGACGAGACCTGGACACCGCGCCGCGATCTGCTCACCTCCCGCCCCCGGGACCGCCACTTCGTCGGTGAGCTGGAGGACGACGGCCGCATCGCGCTGCGCTTCGGCGACGGCCGGTACGGCGCCGTGCCGAGGCCCGGGGCGCGTCTCGCGGTCCACTACCGGACCGGCGGCGGCACGGCGGGCAACGTCGGCCCCGAGGCCATCAACCACCTGGTGCTGTGCCGGGATCCGGACGCGGCGGACACCGGACAGCCCCTGCCCGTGGCCGGGGTGCGCAATCCGCTGCCCGCCGTCGGCGGCACCGGGCCCGAGCCGGTCGAACAGGTCCGCCGGCTCGCCCCGCTCGATCTGAGGCGCACCCGGCACCGGGCCATCACCGCCGAGGACTACGCGGCGCTCGCCTCCGAACTGCCCGGGGTGCGGCGCGCGGCGGCGGAGATCCGCTGGACCGGCAGTGTGCGGGAGGCCCATATCGCCATTGACGCGTACGGGACCGGGGCACCGCCCCCCGCCCTCCTCGACGCGGTCGCACACGCCCTGGAGGGCTACCGCCGGATCGGACACGACCTGGTGGTCGGTCCGGCCCGCGCCGTGCCACTGGACATCGCGATCGAGGTGTGCGCCGCGCCCGGACACCAGCACGGGCAGATCCTCGCCGAGCTGTACCGGGCGCTGGGCGGCCGCCGGTTCTCCGGCGGGCGGCTCGGCTTCTTCCACCCCGACGCGCTGACCTTCGGCGAACCGGTGCGGCTCAGCCGCCTGGTGGCCGTCGCGGCGGCGGTGCCGGGGGTGCTGAGCGTTGCGGTCACCCGGCTGCGACGGCTGTGGCACGAGGGGCTGGAGGGGCCGAAGGAGCCCGATGACGGCACCTCGTACGAGACGTCACACGGCGAGGCGCCGACGGAGGGCATCCTGCGCATCGGCCCCCTGGAGATCGCCCAATGCGACAACGACCCCGACCGGCCCGAGAACGGCCACCTGGTCATCGAGCTGAAGGGGGCCCGATGA